The following are encoded in a window of Flavobacteriales bacterium genomic DNA:
- a CDS encoding sugar MFS transporter — protein MRMADRSREPLTPILILGGLFFLFGFVTWLNGALIPYLRIACELDNFSALLVAFAFYIAYFFTALPGAWLLQRIGLKNGMMAGLLVMALGACLFIPAAMLRTYGLFLTGLFIIGTGLSVLQTASNPYITIVGPLESAARRISIMGICNKVAGVLAPIALGYVVLADGDAFVAALEGLADAERAQRLDELARRVIVPYAGMAAVLVALGFLVRLGPLPELELDGEQGMAAGGRERVLDHPWLVLGVVALFLYVGAEVIAGDTIGLYGQAQGMPLATARQLTSWTLGAMVVGYVLGIIAIPRFITQARALAISAWLGVALTLAALFTEGPLSVWCIALLGLANALVWPAIWPLAIRDLGRHMKVGSALLIMAIAGGALLPLLYGRLSDLPAIGPQWAYAVLLPCYLFIAWYARRGSRLERW, from the coding sequence ATGCGCATGGCGGATCGCTCGCGGGAACCCCTTACGCCCATCCTCATCCTCGGTGGGCTTTTCTTCCTCTTCGGATTCGTCACCTGGCTGAATGGCGCGCTGATCCCCTACCTGCGCATCGCCTGTGAACTTGACAACTTCAGTGCGCTGCTCGTGGCTTTCGCCTTCTACATCGCGTACTTCTTCACGGCGTTGCCGGGAGCCTGGCTGCTGCAACGCATCGGATTGAAGAACGGCATGATGGCCGGGCTGCTGGTGATGGCCCTGGGCGCATGCCTCTTCATTCCGGCCGCGATGTTGCGCACCTATGGCCTGTTCCTCACCGGCTTGTTCATCATTGGCACGGGACTGAGCGTGCTGCAGACGGCCTCCAATCCCTACATCACCATCGTGGGGCCATTGGAAAGCGCGGCGCGCCGCATCAGCATCATGGGCATCTGCAACAAGGTGGCCGGCGTGCTGGCCCCGATCGCGCTGGGCTATGTGGTGCTGGCCGATGGTGATGCCTTCGTGGCGGCGCTGGAAGGACTGGCGGACGCGGAACGTGCGCAGCGGTTGGACGAACTGGCCCGCCGGGTGATCGTGCCCTACGCGGGTATGGCGGCCGTGCTGGTCGCTTTGGGCTTCCTGGTGCGCCTGGGGCCTTTGCCGGAATTGGAATTGGATGGGGAGCAGGGCATGGCTGCGGGTGGGCGTGAGCGGGTGCTGGACCACCCCTGGCTGGTGCTCGGGGTGGTGGCCCTTTTCCTCTACGTGGGCGCCGAGGTGATCGCGGGGGATACCATCGGGCTCTATGGCCAGGCGCAGGGCATGCCGCTGGCCACCGCGCGGCAGCTCACCAGCTGGACCTTGGGCGCCATGGTGGTGGGCTATGTGCTGGGCATCATCGCCATACCGCGCTTCATCACCCAGGCGCGCGCCTTGGCGATCTCCGCCTGGCTGGGGGTGGCCCTTACCCTGGCCGCCTTGTTCACGGAAGGTCCACTGTCGGTCTGGTGCATCGCACTCCTGGGCCTGGCCAACGCGCTCGTCTGGCCGGCCATCTGGCCGCTGGCGATCCGCGATCTGGGCCGCCACATGAAAGTGGGCAGCGCGTTGCTGATCATGGCCATCGCCGGTGGGGCCTTGTTGCCGTTGCTCTACGGCCGTCTCAGCGACCTGCCGGCGATCGGCCCGCAGTGGGCCTACGCCGTTCTGTTGCCCTGCTATCTTTTCATCGCCTGGTACGCCCGTCGCGGTTCCCGCCTGGAACGCTGGTAG